Proteins co-encoded in one Cydia strobilella chromosome 14, ilCydStro3.1, whole genome shotgun sequence genomic window:
- the LOC134747372 gene encoding ragulator complex protein LAMTOR1, with protein MQSDEEDSLLHSCFDSLKNAVMGCCYSLCHKETDPQENTVNERTHLLEVSEQTQESPAPAPAAPPRKPDEQSALNRILHETATNVIDVGALGPYALEPGAYSERVRAYTARVAAAPAAPPPRARLLQDVSQAERNLLLSKPPISNDDKDLVSDTIGLGLGLRYLFLKRLQE; from the exons ATGCAGTCGGACGAAGAGGATTCTCTGCTGCACTCATGCTTCGACTCTCTGAAGAACGCAGTCATGGGTTGCTGTTACAGTTTATGCCATAAAGAGACTGACCCCCAG GAAAACACAGTGAACGAACGGACACATCTGCTCGAAGTGAGTGAACAGACGCAAGAGAGTCCGGCGCCAGCGCCGGCCGCGCCGCCGAGAAAGCCTGACGAACAGAGCGCTCTCAACAGGATACTACATGAGACTGCCAC TAACGTAATAGACGTGGGCGCGCTCGGGCCGTACGCGCTGGAGCCGGGCGCGTACTCGGAGCGCGTGCGCGCGTACACGGCGCGCgtggccgccgcgcccgccgcgccgccgccgcgcgcgcgcctgcTGCAGGACGTGTCGCAGGCCGAGCGGAACCTGCTGCTGTCCAAACCGCCTATTAGCAATGACGATAAAGACCTAGTGAGTGATACCATAGgtttaggtttaggtttaagatatttatttctcaaaagaTTACAAGAATAA
- the LOC134747035 gene encoding endoplasmic reticulum-Golgi intermediate compartment protein 2, translating to MLRYRGKKNVIDKVKEFDAFPKVPEEYVDSTPVGGTFSVITFFIILWLIYSEVTYYLDSNLVFKFSPDTEMDEKLRINIDITVAMPCSNIGADILDSTSQSVFGFGELTEEDTWFELTQEQQDAFEAVKYLNSYLREEYHSVWQLLWKKGHGSVRATVPARKTKPNRRPDACRLHGILTLNKVAGNFHVTAGKSLHLPRGHIHLNMLFDDTPQNFSHRIHRFSFGSPANGIIYPLEGDEKITNDENMLYQYFIEVVPTDVDTAFESIKTYQYSVKELKRPISHSQGSHGVPGIFFKYDMAALKINVYQERENFLQFILRLFSIIGGIYIIVGCFNAVVLKVQNLFIKKAAPSELNHAPTFEKRPVQLNPLLMQTDLNVPLGIVKQ from the coding sequence ATGCTCAGATATAGAGGAAAGAAGAATGTTATAGACAAAGTGAAGGAATTCGATGCATTTCCCAAAGTTCCGGAGGAATACGTCGACAGCACTCCGGTCGGCGGAACGTTTTCCGTtatcacattttttattatactgtgGTTAATTTATAGTGAAGTCACGTACTATTTGGatagtaatttagtttttaaattctCACCTGACACTGAAATGGACGAGAAATTGAGGATAAACATTGACATAACGGTCGCAATGCCGTGTTCAAACATTGGCGCTGATATTTTGGACTCTACGTCGCAAAGCGTGTTCGGTTTCGGCGAATTGACTGAAGAAGACACGTGGTTCGAGCTTACACAAGAGCAGCAAGATGCATTCGAAGCAGTTAAGTACTTAAATTCATATTTAAGGGAGGAGTACCATTCAGTATGGCAATTATTGTGGAAAAAGGGCCATGGATCTGTTCGAGCTACTGTGCCAGCGAGGAAAACGAAGCCAAATAGAAGACCAGACGCATGCAGACTACACGGTATACTTACTTTGAACAAAGTAGCTGGCAATTTTCATGTAACTGCCGGTAAAAGTTTACACTTGCCCCGTGGCCATATTCACTTGAACATGCTGTTCGATGACACACCACAGAACTTCAGTCATAGAATACACAGATTCAGCTTCGGCAGTCCTGCGAATGGAATAATATACCCGCTGGAAGGTGACGAGAAAATTACTAATGACGAAAACATGTTGTATCAGTACTTTATTGAAGTCGTACCAACAGATGTAGATACAGCATTTGAATCAATCAAGACTTATCAGTACTCTGTTAAAGAGTTAAAAAGACCAATCAGTCATTCACAAGGCTCCCACGGAGTCCCAGGGATTTTCTTCAAATATGATATGGCGGCATTGAAAATTAATGTTTACCAAGAAAGAGAAAACTTCCttcagtttattttaagactgttcTCTATTATAGGGGGTATTTACATCATTGTAGGTTGCTTTAATGCTGTAGTATTAAAAGTACAAAATCTATTTATTAAGAAAGCAGCGCCGTCAGAGTTAAATCATGCTCCAACGTTTGAAAAAAGACCCGTTCAATTAAATCCGTTGCTAATGCAGACGGACCTGAATGTTCCTTTAGGGATAGTGAAGCAATGA